The DNA window CCCTGCCCCTAGTATCCAAAAATTCAAATTTTTTGTTAAACCATGCAAATCTCTGTTGCAAACTTCCTACAGGGCGATCGCCTGCCCCAAAAATATCAAGGCGCTGAAAAAACCAGCGAAAAGGATGATGGGCGCGAAAAACCTGCTGATTAGCCATATCAGTTCCCACGATATTAAAAACTCGCCAATGCCCTAGAAACTGTCGCATGATCGCATCTAAGAAACCTAGCTTTGGCTCAGCACAGTAACCAAATTGATGACCATCATCGGTTTGGATTTGATAACGGTTGCGAGTTTCAAAGCCAAATATTTCTGCTAGTTCAAATTTTTGTTTGACATAAATTGCATTAGCTTGGGCTAGGGTTTGCAGAAATATACTCATAATTTTTTTGGAGAAAAACACTCCCCAGCATACACTATGGCGTTTTCTAGGCGATCGCATTCGATCTTTAAAAAGTAGTGCGATCGCAAGTATTTATATAACGAAATATAAACTGTGACTATGGTGTCTGTGTCATCTTGTTGAGTGTGTTGTCACACTTTCGGGAGATGGTATAAGACAAATTTTCTAAACTGCTATTGCCTAAAACAAAAAGAGGGTGGGCGCTATGCGCCCACCCTCTTTTTGTTGTTAACTATTTCGACTCTGTGAAATCAGCATCGATGACATCGTCATCGCCACTTGCAGCATCCTTAGTTCCGTCTTCAGGAGCAGCGCCAGAAGGGGCTTCGCCGCCTTGCTGATAGACAGAAGAGCTAAGAGCATATAAAGCTTGCTTCAACTCTTCAGTTTGAGCAGCGATCGCTTCATGATCGTCTTTAGCGATAACTTCACGCAAGCTCTTGACAAGATCTTCGATCTTCGTCTTGTCTGCTTCAGGAACCTTGTCACCAAGATCCTTGATTTGCTTCTCAGCTTGGTAAGCAAGAGAGTCAGCTTGATTCTTCGCTTCAATGCGATCGCGCTTCTCTTTGTCAGTAGATGCGTTACGCTCAGCTTCGTTAACCATGCGTTCCACTTCATCCTTAGGCAGTGTGGAAGCACCAGAGATTGAAAGAGTTTGAATCTTACCAGTACCCTTGTCCTTAGCAGTTACTGACAATAGCCCGTTGGCATCG is part of the Pseudanabaena sp. BC1403 genome and encodes:
- a CDS encoding phospholipid scramblase-related protein, whose translation is MSIFLQTLAQANAIYVKQKFELAEIFGFETRNRYQIQTDDGHQFGYCAEPKLGFLDAIMRQFLGHWRVFNIVGTDMANQQVFRAHHPFRWFFQRLDIFGAGDRPVGSLQQRFAWFNKKFEFLDTRGRVIMSMTSPLWKIWTFPIKKSEREVSVIEKKWTGLSKELFTDADNFRVRFTDAKLTADEKLLLLVGAVFVDLLYFETKAS